In one Zobellia galactanivorans genomic region, the following are encoded:
- a CDS encoding BspA family leucine-rich repeat surface protein gives MKTKQILKKVVLACSILLMVVTSCNKDDNGGSKTPITEKGFITTWKTTVANEEITITKDFNEGITTPYNYNVDWGDGNIDNNVTESITHSYTTAGTHTVTITGDFPAFNSGINPNAAKLITVENWGSNIVWESMYQAFYQCKNLTSINATDSPNLGNNITMYRMFYGATNFNSDISNWDVSNVTNMNYMFSYATNFNSDISNWDVSNVTGMRNMFQNATNFNSDISGWDVSNVTNMSYMFHYATNFNIDISNWDVSNVTGMDHMFHNAESFNQDLSAWETDNVTACNSFSVDSGLTNLNLPEGTCFNN, from the coding sequence ATGAAAACAAAACAAATTTTAAAAAAAGTAGTACTGGCATGTTCAATACTATTAATGGTAGTAACCTCTTGTAATAAAGATGATAATGGCGGTAGTAAGACACCCATAACAGAAAAAGGCTTTATAACCACTTGGAAAACAACAGTAGCTAACGAAGAAATTACCATCACAAAAGATTTTAACGAGGGAATTACGACGCCCTATAATTACAACGTTGATTGGGGAGATGGAAACATTGATAACAATGTAACTGAATCTATTACGCATAGTTACACTACTGCAGGCACTCACACAGTAACCATAACAGGAGATTTTCCAGCTTTTAATTCGGGGATTAACCCCAATGCTGCCAAACTAATAACTGTTGAAAACTGGGGTAGCAATATCGTCTGGGAATCTATGTATCAGGCTTTTTATCAATGTAAAAACCTAACCAGCATAAATGCTACTGATAGTCCTAACTTGGGTAATAATATAACTATGTATCGCATGTTCTATGGCGCTACTAACTTCAACAGCGACATAAGTAATTGGGATGTTAGTAATGTAACCAATATGAATTACATGTTCTCATACGCTACTAACTTCAACAGCGATATAAGCAATTGGGATGTTAGTAATGTAACTGGTATGAGGAATATGTTTCAGAACGCTACCAACTTCAACAGCGATATAAGTGGTTGGGATGTTAGTAATGTAACTAATATGAGCTACATGTTCCATTACGCTACCAACTTCAACATCGATATAAGTAATTGGGATGTTAGTAATGTAACCGGTATGGATCATATGTTTCACAATGCGGAGAGTTTTAATCAAGACTTAAGTGCTTGGGAAACCGACAATGTAACAGCTTGCAATAGCTTTTCAGTTGATAGTGGTTTAACAAACTTAAACTTACCAGAGGGAACTTGTTTTAATAATTAA
- a CDS encoding NAD(P)/FAD-dependent oxidoreductase produces MARIVILGAGIAGHVAAAHLRRKLPKAHEIVVVSPNGNYQWIPSNIWVGVGRMKSDDILFPLAPLYKRKGITFKRAKVTTFHPEGDAETPKPYVNIEYILDEDRGKTEKLTYDYLINATGPKLAFDMTEGLNPGTNKAYSVCTYTHAEHAWQALDALIQRMKKGEQTKILIGTGHAKSTCQGAAFEYILNVERELRRHKVRDKAEITWISNEYQLGDFGMDGVLMSYGNNIMKSSEMVEMVFEDRGIKWVLGAGVNKIEDGVAHYENLEGEQKSERYDFAMLIPAFSGHGFKAYDKNNDDITDRLFKGFMLVDADYTPKPYEEWSVQDWPETYQNPSYKNIFAPGIAFAPPHAISRPRTSKNGTSISPAPPRTGMPSGITAKLVADNIVDLIKGGNKLKHKGSMGNMGAACIASAGYGMTEGSGISITTFPIVPDFEKYPDTHGRKLGKTFGEIGLAGHWLKLALHYAFIYKAKMKPFWWLIPE; encoded by the coding sequence ATGGCTAGAATAGTAATATTGGGGGCAGGGATTGCAGGCCATGTGGCCGCCGCCCACCTCCGTAGAAAATTGCCGAAGGCCCATGAGATAGTGGTGGTTTCCCCCAACGGAAACTACCAATGGATTCCCTCCAATATCTGGGTGGGCGTCGGGCGTATGAAGTCCGATGACATTCTCTTTCCCTTGGCGCCCCTATACAAAAGAAAGGGGATCACCTTTAAAAGGGCCAAGGTTACTACCTTCCATCCCGAAGGCGATGCCGAAACCCCTAAGCCCTATGTCAACATAGAATACATCCTCGACGAGGATAGGGGCAAGACCGAAAAGCTGACGTATGACTACCTTATAAATGCCACGGGCCCCAAACTGGCCTTTGATATGACCGAGGGCCTTAATCCGGGCACCAACAAGGCCTATTCGGTCTGTACCTATACCCACGCCGAACACGCGTGGCAGGCCCTCGACGCCCTGATCCAGCGTATGAAAAAGGGCGAACAAACAAAAATATTGATCGGTACGGGCCATGCGAAGTCCACCTGCCAGGGCGCCGCCTTTGAATACATTTTAAATGTAGAGCGGGAGCTCCGCCGGCACAAGGTAAGGGACAAGGCCGAAATCACGTGGATATCCAACGAATACCAGTTGGGCGATTTTGGAATGGACGGGGTCTTGATGAGCTACGGCAACAACATTATGAAGTCCAGCGAAATGGTCGAAATGGTCTTTGAAGACCGCGGCATCAAGTGGGTCCTCGGGGCCGGGGTAAATAAAATTGAAGACGGAGTGGCCCACTACGAAAACTTGGAGGGCGAGCAAAAATCGGAACGCTACGATTTTGCCATGCTGATCCCCGCCTTTTCGGGACACGGCTTTAAGGCCTACGACAAAAACAACGACGACATCACCGACAGGCTCTTTAAGGGCTTTATGCTGGTCGATGCCGATTACACGCCCAAGCCCTACGAGGAGTGGAGCGTGCAAGATTGGCCCGAGACCTATCAAAACCCGAGCTATAAGAACATCTTCGCACCGGGTATCGCCTTTGCACCGCCCCATGCCATTTCAAGGCCCAGGACGAGCAAAAACGGCACCTCGATCTCACCGGCACCACCACGTACGGGAATGCCCTCGGGCATTACCGCCAAATTGGTCGCCGATAACATTGTAGACCTCATTAAAGGGGGAAACAAACTGAAGCACAAAGGCTCTATGGGGAATATGGGTGCGGCCTGTATCGCTTCCGCCGGTTATGGGATGACCGAGGGAAGCGGGATCAGTATTACCACTTTTCCCATTGTTCCCGATTTTGAGAAATACCCCGATACCCACGGTAGAAAATTGGGCAAGACCTTTGGTGAAATCGGACTTGCGGGGCATTGGCTAAAACTGGCCTTGCACTATGCCTTTATCTACAAGGCCAAGATGAAACCCTTTTGGTGGCTCATTCCCGAGTAG
- a CDS encoding ATP-dependent nuclease has protein sequence MKITKLRLFNFKKFEFLEIDFKDNLNVLIGDNESGKSSILLAIDLALRGSKNRIETEGLDLLFNSKSIEDFFLTNTYETLPKLKVELYFDNLGDKDDYYGRNNTLGTDQFGLSLICEPRDELSKDITEILAQGKQNFPFEYYSIAFHKFSGQPYLSFRKDFKHLLLDNTLINNEYATNQYIKTLYDSHVSLSERNKHLNEYRKYKNDYRETILADVNKKTGDYQFGIKNDKKSNLVTDLTITEENIDIQNKGKGRQCFIKTEFALQKNQNELDFVLLEEPENHLSHLNMKNLIARINDSKNKQIFIATHSNLISSRLDLRNTILLNSNSSISINLTHLEKSTASFFMKAPDNNILEFILSKKVILVEGDAEFILSERFFEIITNKKPNELDCHIISVDGTSFKRYLEISKLLSIKTAVIRDNDKDYRKNCVDRYSKYIAPNIKVFSETDNSISTFEISMFNANSKICNDLFLPARKTRTVQDFMLDEKADCAFELLDKKSEDIIVPTYIKEAIEWLIKN, from the coding sequence ATGAAAATCACCAAATTAAGACTTTTTAATTTTAAAAAATTCGAGTTTTTAGAAATAGATTTCAAAGACAATTTAAACGTTTTAATTGGAGATAATGAATCTGGAAAAAGTTCCATTTTATTAGCAATTGATTTGGCATTAAGAGGTAGTAAAAATCGAATAGAAACTGAAGGGTTGGATTTGCTTTTTAATTCTAAATCCATTGAAGATTTTTTTCTTACCAATACATACGAAACCTTACCAAAACTTAAAGTTGAATTATATTTCGATAATCTAGGAGACAAGGACGATTATTATGGCAGAAATAATACTCTAGGAACTGACCAATTTGGACTTTCACTAATCTGTGAGCCAAGAGATGAATTAAGTAAAGACATCACGGAAATCTTAGCACAAGGAAAACAAAATTTCCCGTTTGAATATTATTCAATTGCCTTTCATAAATTTTCAGGTCAACCCTATTTAAGTTTTAGAAAAGATTTTAAGCATTTGCTGTTAGACAACACATTAATCAATAATGAATATGCAACAAATCAATATATAAAAACTTTGTATGATAGTCACGTTTCGCTGTCTGAGAGAAACAAACATCTAAATGAATATCGCAAATATAAAAACGACTATAGGGAAACTATTCTGGCAGACGTAAATAAGAAAACTGGTGACTACCAATTTGGAATTAAAAACGACAAAAAATCAAACTTAGTTACGGACTTAACTATTACGGAAGAAAATATTGATATCCAAAATAAAGGAAAAGGTCGCCAATGTTTTATAAAAACAGAGTTTGCGTTACAAAAGAACCAAAATGAATTGGATTTTGTTCTTCTAGAAGAACCTGAAAATCATCTGAGTCACTTAAATATGAAGAATTTAATCGCAAGGATAAATGATTCAAAGAACAAACAAATTTTCATTGCGACTCACAGTAATTTAATAAGTTCAAGATTAGATTTAAGAAATACAATTTTACTCAATAGCAACAGTTCAATTTCAATTAATCTTACCCATTTAGAAAAATCAACTGCAAGCTTTTTTATGAAAGCACCAGACAATAATATTTTAGAGTTTATCCTTTCTAAGAAAGTAATTTTAGTTGAAGGAGATGCAGAGTTTATATTATCAGAAAGATTTTTTGAGATAATAACTAACAAAAAACCTAATGAATTAGATTGTCATATAATTTCAGTCGATGGTACAAGCTTTAAGAGATATTTAGAGATTTCTAAGTTACTAAGTATTAAAACAGCAGTAATTAGAGATAACGATAAAGACTACCGAAAAAACTGCGTTGACCGTTATTCCAAATATATTGCACCAAATATTAAAGTGTTTTCTGAGACAGATAATTCAATCTCAACATTTGAAATCTCGATGTTTAATGCTAATTCTAAGATTTGTAATGATTTGTTTTTACCAGCAAGAAAAACTCGAACTGTTCAAGACTTTATGCTTGATGAAAAAGCCGATTGTGCATTTGAATTATTAGACAAAAAGAGTGAGGATATCATAGTTCCTACTTACATTAAAGAGGCTATAGAATGGTTGATAAAAAATTAA
- a CDS encoding DEAD/DEAH box helicase, whose translation MVDKKLILAVAGSGKTTNLIDKLNLTERFYLVTYTITNASLIRLRIIKKFGYLPNNIKVFTYFNFLYSFCVKPFLYYKYNLKGIFLENSPEPTNYFKNENIRKYISKSGYAYHNRLGKLIEQENLIDDIKLRLEKFCDHFYYDEVQDLGGHDFNFIIELSKSKVNFLFVGDFYQQTYVTSFDRNVNGNLHKDYDKYLKRYQDNNITVDLETLSNSWRCSPTICNYITDNLGIQIGSNRTDLTEITYVEDKDVLTSILNDNAIIKLVFNNASKRTFRAKNWGECKGEDDFIDTCIIMNATTFNLYKKGTLDKLANRTKNKLYVALSRTRGNCFLVNEKLLG comes from the coding sequence ATGGTTGATAAAAAATTAATCTTAGCTGTTGCAGGTTCTGGAAAAACTACCAATCTAATTGATAAGCTAAATTTAACAGAACGATTTTATTTAGTTACTTATACAATTACAAACGCAAGCCTAATTCGATTAAGAATTATAAAGAAGTTTGGTTACCTACCGAATAACATTAAAGTATTCACGTATTTTAATTTCCTGTATAGCTTCTGCGTAAAGCCTTTTTTATACTACAAATACAACCTGAAAGGCATATTTCTTGAAAATTCACCAGAACCTACTAATTATTTCAAAAACGAGAATATAAGAAAGTATATTAGTAAAAGTGGTTATGCCTATCATAATAGGCTAGGTAAATTAATTGAACAAGAAAATTTAATTGATGATATTAAGTTACGATTGGAAAAATTCTGTGACCACTTCTATTACGATGAAGTACAAGATTTAGGAGGTCACGATTTTAATTTTATAATAGAGCTATCAAAATCAAAGGTTAATTTTCTATTTGTGGGCGATTTTTATCAGCAAACGTACGTAACAAGTTTTGATAGAAATGTTAATGGTAATCTACACAAAGATTACGACAAATATTTAAAAAGATATCAAGACAACAATATTACAGTTGACCTAGAGACTTTAAGCAATAGTTGGAGGTGCAGTCCAACAATTTGTAACTATATCACAGATAATTTAGGAATACAAATCGGCTCAAACAGAACTGACTTAACAGAAATAACTTATGTTGAGGACAAGGATGTTTTGACCTCAATCTTAAATGATAATGCAATAATCAAATTGGTGTTTAATAATGCCAGCAAAAGAACTTTTAGAGCGAAAAACTGGGGAGAATGTAAAGGAGAAGATGACTTTATTGATACTTGTATAATAATGAATGCTACTACCTTCAATTTATATAAAAAAGGAACTTTAGATAAGTTAGCAAATAGAACGAAAAACAAATTATATGTTGCTCTATCAAGGACACGTGGAAATTGCTTTTTAGTTAACGAGAAACTGTTGGGATAA
- a CDS encoding Kelch repeat-containing protein, protein MKNIKINFKKCAITLFSALLITSCSKDDDGGSNISLNTNVSAITASADFSARSDHATVVFNNKLWVIGGRDDEGRKNDIWASSDGETWTEVTTAAPFSARYGHTTVVFNNKLWVIGGDDGEINNDVWASSDGETWTEVTTAAPFSARIDHTTVVFNNKLWVIGGYDGDWKNDVWVSSDGETWTEVNTTTSFSARREHTTVVFNNKLWVIGGYDANWLVGGVWVSSDGKTWTDTSETWTEATATNFLPPRYGHTTVVFNDKLWSIGGYDGERKNDVWASSDGETWTEVAATAPFSARYGHTTVVFNNKLWVIGGYDVERYNDVWAFD, encoded by the coding sequence ATGAAAAATATAAAAATTAATTTTAAAAAATGTGCCATCACACTTTTTAGTGCACTACTAATAACCTCTTGTAGTAAAGACGACGATGGAGGTAGTAACATATCATTAAACACCAATGTTTCTGCCATTACGGCTAGTGCCGATTTTTCCGCTAGAAGTGATCATGCCACAGTAGTTTTTAATAATAAACTATGGGTTATTGGGGGGCGAGATGATGAAGGAAGAAAAAACGACATTTGGGCTTCATCTGATGGGGAGACTTGGACAGAAGTGACTACAGCAGCCCCTTTTTCTGCTAGATATGGCCATACCACAGTAGTCTTTAATAATAAACTATGGGTTATTGGGGGGGATGATGGAGAAATAAATAATGATGTTTGGGCTTCATCTGATGGGGAGACTTGGACAGAAGTGACTACAGCGGCTCCTTTTTCTGCTAGAATCGATCATACCACAGTAGTCTTTAATAATAAACTTTGGGTTATTGGAGGGTATGATGGCGATTGGAAAAACGATGTTTGGGTTTCATCTGATGGGGAGACTTGGACAGAAGTTAACACAACAACTTCTTTTTCTGCTAGAAGAGAACATACCACGGTAGTTTTTAATAATAAACTTTGGGTTATTGGAGGGTATGATGCTAACTGGTTGGTAGGTGGTGTTTGGGTTTCTTCTGATGGGAAGACTTGGACTGATACTAGTGAGACTTGGACAGAAGCTACTGCAACAAATTTTCTTCCTCCTAGATACGGTCATACCACAGTAGTTTTTAATGATAAACTATGGAGTATTGGAGGGTATGATGGAGAAAGAAAAAATGATGTTTGGGCTTCATCTGATGGGGAAACTTGGACAGAAGTTGCTGCAACAGCCCCTTTTTCTGCTAGATATGGCCATACCACAGTAGTCTTTAATAATAAACTATGGGTTATTGGAGGGTATGATGTAGAAAGATATAATGATGTTTGGGCTTTCGATTAA
- a CDS encoding MFS transporter: protein MKREFVISIIISLTFLSLGFALLHYELIGYGLSFFVFLPFALGYILGKSTIKTISLWGLIISLAIFFILLLSGGLEGMVCILMAMPLIIVAVALGAFVKYLIKKNQNKDKKGNLIKSSILPFCLFLTFAFIETELTKNEQFVIEVKSEIILPYSPIQVYETIKSVDTLDAEKPFLMKLDLPIPQKCVLEEEKIGGIRTCYFEGGQIVEKITELEKGKILRMDVIDYQLTGRKWLGFKEAIYLFDELENGQTKMTRITTYTSELYPRFYWRPLEKIGIEQEHEYVFSNLKKDLKIKHGG, encoded by the coding sequence ATGAAAAGAGAGTTCGTCATATCAATAATAATTAGTCTGACTTTTTTGTCTTTAGGCTTCGCATTGCTTCATTACGAACTAATTGGATATGGACTGTCATTTTTTGTGTTCCTGCCTTTTGCACTTGGATACATTTTAGGAAAATCAACAATTAAGACTATTAGCTTGTGGGGGCTTATAATTTCACTTGCTATTTTCTTCATTTTGCTTTTATCAGGTGGACTTGAAGGAATGGTATGCATTTTAATGGCAATGCCGTTAATTATTGTAGCGGTTGCACTTGGTGCATTCGTGAAATATTTGATTAAGAAGAACCAAAACAAAGACAAGAAAGGCAACTTGATTAAAAGCTCAATTTTACCGTTTTGCCTTTTTCTGACATTTGCATTCATAGAAACGGAACTGACAAAAAATGAACAATTCGTAATAGAAGTCAAATCAGAGATAATTCTTCCTTATTCTCCCATTCAAGTTTATGAGACTATAAAGTCAGTTGACACACTTGATGCTGAAAAACCTTTCTTGATGAAACTTGACTTACCAATTCCACAAAAGTGTGTGCTTGAAGAAGAAAAGATTGGCGGAATAAGGACTTGCTATTTTGAAGGCGGACAAATAGTTGAAAAGATAACCGAACTTGAAAAAGGCAAAATTTTGAGAATGGACGTAATAGACTATCAACTAACAGGAAGAAAATGGCTCGGCTTTAAGGAAGCAATCTATCTCTTTGACGAGTTAGAGAACGGACAGACTAAAATGACAAGAATAACGACTTATACTTCTGAACTGTATCCAAGATTCTATTGGAGACCATTGGAAAAAATTGGAATAGAACAGGAACATGAATATGTGTTCAGTAACTTGAAAAAAGATTTAAAAATAAAACACGGTGGGTAA
- a CDS encoding IS1182 family transposase — MQGKKEYQEKLFAHFQLSERIPKNNFYRRLKEVLELRFLYGLTEGYYGNSGQKSIDPVVFFKLCLVGYLENIISDRRLMAHCSLRLDILYFIGYDIDEELPWHSTISRTRQLFPESVFEEVFTKVLSMCVEKGMVSGHTQAIDSAPVKANASMDTLELKVPERELDEHLRKVRVLSAMDKKGEPHRKSKNDSSDKGQRSVTASKNELAAIKGRNKKWAKDQDQRPGAKNKGAKYTSNKTHYSPTDPDARISVKPGKARKLNYLSQLSVDTANHVITDIRAYHADGKDNQQLPDIVQRLRARLWKQGLVWENCVADTGYSSGGNYAFLEKTGLKSFIPPHGTYKGGPDGFTYNNTEDHYVCPQGKVIPFTKVFNDHRTGTKKKEYRARKHVCIDCPLRRTCLGKSAQEKKFSVTYYREEYERNIKRVNSKLGRYMKGKRQSTVEPVFGTLTQFMGMRKVNTIGLEQANKVMHLSAIAYNLKKYLKFTEKRSKSGAESFVLPRIAKNCFQALESSLVGYPKNIGWPVV; from the coding sequence ATGCAGGGAAAAAAGGAGTATCAAGAAAAACTGTTCGCCCATTTCCAGTTGAGCGAGCGAATCCCCAAGAACAATTTCTACAGGCGGTTGAAAGAGGTTTTGGAGCTACGCTTCCTTTACGGCCTTACCGAAGGCTATTACGGGAACAGCGGCCAAAAGAGCATAGACCCAGTGGTCTTCTTCAAGCTCTGCCTTGTGGGCTATCTGGAGAACATCATCAGCGACCGCAGGCTCATGGCCCATTGTTCCCTGCGGTTGGACATCCTTTATTTTATCGGCTACGATATCGACGAGGAACTGCCCTGGCACAGTACGATAAGCCGTACGCGTCAACTGTTCCCCGAAAGTGTCTTCGAGGAAGTCTTCACCAAGGTGTTGAGTATGTGCGTGGAGAAGGGAATGGTGAGCGGCCATACCCAGGCCATAGATTCCGCACCTGTGAAGGCCAACGCGAGCATGGACACCTTGGAACTTAAGGTGCCCGAAAGGGAACTGGACGAACACCTGCGCAAGGTACGTGTCCTGAGTGCAATGGACAAAAAAGGGGAGCCGCATCGCAAGAGCAAGAACGACAGCTCCGACAAGGGCCAGCGTAGTGTCACTGCAAGCAAGAACGAACTGGCGGCGATAAAGGGCAGGAACAAAAAATGGGCGAAGGACCAGGACCAACGCCCGGGCGCCAAGAACAAGGGGGCCAAGTATACGAGCAACAAAACGCACTACAGCCCCACGGATCCCGATGCACGCATCAGCGTAAAACCGGGCAAGGCCAGAAAACTGAACTACCTTTCCCAATTGAGCGTCGATACGGCGAACCATGTGATCACGGACATCAGGGCCTACCATGCCGACGGGAAGGACAACCAACAGTTGCCGGATATCGTCCAAAGACTTCGGGCAAGGTTGTGGAAGCAGGGCCTGGTCTGGGAGAACTGCGTAGCGGACACCGGGTATAGCAGTGGCGGGAACTATGCCTTTTTGGAGAAAACAGGGTTAAAGAGCTTCATTCCGCCCCATGGCACTTACAAGGGCGGTCCGGACGGATTCACCTATAACAATACAGAAGACCATTACGTATGTCCGCAGGGCAAGGTGATACCCTTCACCAAGGTGTTCAACGATCACCGTACGGGCACCAAAAAGAAGGAATATAGGGCACGGAAACATGTTTGTATCGATTGTCCCTTACGACGGACCTGTTTGGGCAAAAGCGCTCAGGAAAAGAAGTTCAGTGTTACCTATTACCGAGAAGAATATGAACGTAACATCAAAAGGGTGAACAGTAAATTGGGGCGCTATATGAAGGGCAAGCGACAGAGTACGGTAGAGCCCGTTTTTGGAACGTTGACACAGTTCATGGGCATGCGGAAGGTGAACACCATAGGGCTCGAACAGGCGAACAAGGTGATGCACCTCTCGGCGATTGCCTACAACCTGAAAAAGTACCTGAAATTCACGGAAAAGCGTTCAAAAAGCGGGGCGGAAAGCTTTGTTTTGCCGCGCATCGCAAAAAACTGCTTCCAAGCACTTGAAAGTTCACTTGTAGGCTACCCAAAAAATATAGGTTGGCCAGTGGTCTAA